In Streptomyces puniciscabiei, a single genomic region encodes these proteins:
- a CDS encoding NAD-dependent epimerase/dehydratase family protein, which produces MSAEVIGDGFIARHLRRHPLPHHRVTVLAAGVSRTSESAPEQFAREARLVTATARRCREQRRLLVLLSTAATGLYGRQGEGHESARITPLTPYGHHKLAMERLVTASGAAALILRLSHLVGPDQNPAQLIPSLVRQIRSGTVTVHHGARRDLLDVRHFGTVLNRLLDLGVHGRTVNVASGISYSAEEIVTAVEAALGRRAHRVPHEVPPESLRISTSRMRAYVPEAAHFGFGPAYLDGLIARYAPATV; this is translated from the coding sequence ATGAGCGCCGAAGTGATCGGTGACGGATTCATCGCCCGCCACCTCCGCCGCCACCCGCTCCCGCACCACCGGGTGACCGTGCTGGCCGCGGGAGTCTCCAGAACCTCGGAGTCCGCGCCGGAGCAATTCGCCCGCGAGGCACGGCTGGTGACCGCCACGGCCCGCCGCTGCCGGGAGCAGCGCCGGCTGCTGGTCCTGCTGTCCACAGCGGCCACCGGCCTGTACGGCAGGCAGGGCGAGGGTCACGAGAGCGCGCGGATCACCCCGCTGACGCCATACGGCCATCACAAGCTGGCGATGGAACGGCTGGTCACCGCCTCCGGCGCCGCCGCGCTGATCCTGCGCCTGAGTCATCTGGTCGGCCCGGACCAGAACCCGGCCCAGCTGATCCCGTCGCTGGTCCGTCAGATCCGCTCGGGCACGGTCACCGTCCACCACGGGGCGCGCCGGGACCTACTGGACGTACGGCACTTCGGCACGGTGCTGAACCGGCTGCTGGACCTCGGGGTGCACGGCCGTACCGTCAATGTGGCCTCGGGGATCTCCTACTCGGCCGAGGAGATCGTCACCGCGGTCGAGGCGGCCCTGGGCAGGCGGGCGCACCGGGTCCCGCACGAGGTGCCGCCCGAGTCCCTGCGGATCTCTACCAGCCGGATGCGGGCCTACGTCCCCGAGGCCGCGCACTTCGGCTTCGGCCCCGCCTACCTGGACGGCCTCATCGCGCGCTACGCGCCAGCCACGGTGTGA
- a CDS encoding macrolide family glycosyltransferase, with translation MPAPAEPGAAARHVAVCTAAAYSHIGPLLGTVAELVRRGVHVSYATTEQFAPLVKSVGATPVPVRSSLPADPADWPTDIRWLPLLYLDDARAALPQLTAAFARNRPDLVLTEDPAGAGSVLAARWGIPSMQVWTYLAAPHHWSLAPPGTPTANPVAPEFLSRLAEFLAVEGVRTTARDHLTTALSGGLVLIPRSFQPDGDTFSEEYAFVGPTPAPEPADWTPPDADTPVALVSLGSIDHAHPEFFATVAEAFTDLPWHVVMATGDRCDLPPFPANVEARSWVPNRAVLRHAALTVHHGGMATTMEALQHGVPSLVVPRLPEQAGTARRVRELGLGTAIPFRSVTPAALRTTALRLHAHDGVRRRVAAMREEIRRAGGARTAADAVLRRLAPV, from the coding sequence GTGCCGGCCCCCGCTGAGCCGGGAGCGGCGGCCCGGCACGTGGCGGTCTGCACGGCCGCCGCGTACAGCCACATCGGCCCGCTGCTGGGCACGGTGGCCGAGCTGGTACGGCGCGGCGTCCACGTCAGTTACGCCACGACCGAGCAGTTCGCGCCGCTGGTGAAGTCCGTCGGTGCCACGCCCGTGCCGGTGCGCTCCTCGCTCCCCGCGGACCCGGCCGACTGGCCCACCGACATCCGCTGGCTGCCGCTCCTCTACCTCGACGACGCCCGCGCCGCGCTGCCCCAACTGACGGCGGCCTTCGCGCGGAACCGCCCCGACCTCGTCCTCACCGAGGACCCTGCGGGCGCGGGCAGCGTCCTCGCCGCCCGGTGGGGCATCCCGTCGATGCAGGTCTGGACGTACCTGGCGGCACCCCACCACTGGTCCCTGGCCCCGCCCGGGACGCCCACGGCGAACCCCGTGGCGCCCGAATTCCTCTCCCGACTGGCGGAGTTCCTCGCGGTGGAGGGCGTACGGACCACAGCGCGGGACCACTTGACCACGGCGCTGTCAGGCGGACTGGTCCTCATCCCCCGCTCCTTCCAGCCGGACGGCGACACCTTCAGCGAGGAGTACGCCTTCGTGGGCCCGACCCCGGCCCCCGAACCGGCGGACTGGACCCCGCCCGACGCGGACACCCCCGTCGCCCTGGTCTCCCTGGGGTCGATCGACCATGCCCACCCGGAGTTCTTCGCGACGGTCGCCGAGGCGTTCACCGATCTCCCCTGGCACGTCGTGATGGCGACCGGCGATCGCTGCGACCTGCCCCCGTTTCCGGCGAACGTCGAGGCGCGTTCCTGGGTGCCGAACAGGGCCGTACTGCGCCATGCCGCCCTGACCGTCCACCACGGCGGGATGGCCACCACGATGGAGGCCCTCCAACACGGGGTGCCGTCCCTGGTGGTGCCCCGGCTGCCCGAACAGGCCGGCACCGCACGGCGCGTGCGCGAGCTGGGCCTGGGCACGGCGATCCCGTTCCGCTCGGTCACCCCGGCGGCCCTGCGCACCACGGCACTGCGCCTGCACGCGCACGACGGCGTCCGCCGGCGGGTGGCCGCGATGCGCGAGGAGATCCGCCGTGCGGGCGGCGCCCGCACCGCGGCCGACGCCGTCCTGCGACGCCTCGCTCCTGTATGA
- the sucD gene encoding succinate--CoA ligase subunit alpha, producing the protein MAIHLTKESKVLVQGMTGGQGMRHTRRMLAGGTNVVGGVNPRKAGQSVDFDGQTVPVFGSVADGIQSTGADVTVVFVPPAFAKAAVIEAADARIPLAVVITEGIPVHDTVAFTSYARRNGTRIVGPNCPGLITPGQSNAGITPADITKPGPVGLVSESGTLTYQLMYELRDIGFSTCVGIGGDPVVGTSHIDCLGAFQDDPDTELVVLIGEIGGDAEERAAAYIRDHVTKPVVGYIAGFTAPEGRTMGHAGAIVSGSTGTARAKQQALEASGVRVGRTPSETARLVLNTLRAG; encoded by the coding sequence ATGGCCATCCACCTCACCAAGGAGAGCAAGGTCCTCGTCCAGGGCATGACCGGGGGCCAGGGCATGCGGCACACCCGGCGCATGCTCGCGGGCGGCACGAACGTCGTCGGCGGGGTCAACCCGCGCAAGGCCGGGCAGAGCGTCGACTTCGACGGGCAGACCGTCCCCGTCTTCGGCTCGGTCGCCGACGGCATACAGTCCACCGGCGCCGATGTCACCGTCGTCTTCGTGCCGCCCGCGTTCGCCAAGGCCGCCGTCATCGAGGCCGCCGACGCCCGCATCCCCCTCGCCGTGGTCATCACCGAGGGCATCCCGGTCCACGACACGGTCGCCTTCACCTCGTACGCGCGCCGGAACGGCACCCGGATCGTCGGCCCCAACTGCCCCGGCCTGATCACCCCCGGCCAGTCCAACGCCGGCATCACCCCCGCCGACATCACCAAGCCCGGCCCCGTCGGCCTGGTCTCCGAGTCGGGCACGCTCACGTACCAGCTCATGTACGAGCTCCGCGACATCGGCTTCTCCACCTGCGTCGGCATCGGCGGCGACCCCGTGGTCGGCACCAGCCACATCGACTGCCTGGGCGCCTTCCAGGACGACCCCGACACCGAACTCGTCGTACTCATCGGGGAGATCGGAGGCGACGCCGAGGAACGCGCCGCCGCCTACATCCGCGACCACGTCACCAAACCGGTCGTCGGCTACATCGCCGGATTCACCGCACCCGAGGGCCGGACCATGGGCCACGCCGGCGCGATCGTCTCCGGTTCCACCGGCACCGCCCGCGCCAAGCAGCAGGCCCTGGAGGCGTCCGGAGTCCGCGTCGGCCGCACCCCGTCGGAGACGGCCCGGCTCGTTCTGAACACCCTGCGGGCCGGGTGA
- a CDS encoding flavoprotein produces MCAMTSEENWGMPPIPIPPLGVKRLLLVGTGSSNAAFLPLWVNWFQVSYPKVELRIVLTRSAQRFVTREGLSVLTNRLVFEDSWSEEPQTRKLHVELASWPDGIAVYPAGLHFIARLAQGLADTPVTMALQCTKAPIALAAALPPGGWESAAMTDHRARLEQRANVVLRPPVTGLSMTTGRHDGNQPDTLPNLLRSLEDLRTRHETVNGAGPR; encoded by the coding sequence ATGTGCGCGATGACAAGTGAAGAGAACTGGGGAATGCCGCCTATCCCGATTCCTCCCCTCGGAGTGAAACGCCTTCTCCTGGTCGGCACCGGCTCATCGAACGCCGCTTTCCTTCCGCTGTGGGTCAACTGGTTCCAGGTCAGTTATCCGAAAGTGGAATTGCGCATCGTCCTGACGCGTTCCGCGCAACGTTTCGTGACCCGGGAGGGTCTTTCGGTTCTCACCAACCGACTGGTTTTCGAGGATTCCTGGTCCGAGGAGCCGCAGACCCGGAAACTCCATGTGGAGCTGGCGAGCTGGCCGGACGGAATCGCCGTATATCCGGCGGGCCTGCACTTCATCGCCCGCCTCGCCCAGGGCCTCGCCGACACTCCGGTGACCATGGCACTGCAATGCACCAAGGCGCCGATCGCGCTGGCCGCCGCGCTGCCACCGGGCGGCTGGGAGAGCGCGGCGATGACGGACCACCGGGCGCGGCTGGAGCAGCGCGCCAATGTCGTGCTGCGCCCGCCGGTGACGGGGTTGAGCATGACGACCGGACGCCATGACGGCAACCAGCCGGACACCCTCCCGAACCTCCTCAGGAGCCTGGAGGACCTCCGCACCCGGCACGAGACGGTGAACGGTGCCGGCCCCCGCTGA
- a CDS encoding aldehyde dehydrogenase family protein has product MTSTLTPNPPPPDPAERPAAPVPVLLKPGTAYADAWRRCRAAAPEAFRDDRVLNLWGTAWRPDGRTLPATTPVDGTPIAGAPRLDGATAQQAVRAALDQHRAWRHIPLPERRARIAATLDALTAHRDLLALLLVWEIGKPWRLALADVDRAIDGVRWYADGIEPMLAGRAPLDGPVSNIASWNYPMSVLVHAALVQALAGNAVIAKTPTDGGVACLTLAMALAAREGVPVTLVGGSGRELNQALVRAPEIGCVSFVGGRDTGADVATAVAGLGKPHILEQEVLNTWGIWDFSGWERLTAVIPKLFEYGKQRCTAYPRFVVQRSLLDAFLAAYLPAVRSVRVGHPLAVADPADPLPELDFGPLINAAKSKELTDQVAEAVDRGAVPPYRGRPDDTRFLPGQDTSAYVHPVTLLNPPPSSPLHHAEPFGPVDTIVLVDTEAELLAAMNASNGALVATLATDDRATYDRLAPQIRAFKTGHGVPRSRGDRDELFGGFGASWRGAFVGGDLLVRAVTRGPAEERLPGNFPDHQLMP; this is encoded by the coding sequence ATGACATCCACCCTCACCCCGAACCCGCCGCCCCCGGACCCCGCCGAGCGCCCGGCCGCCCCGGTCCCGGTGCTTCTGAAACCCGGCACGGCCTACGCCGACGCCTGGCGGCGCTGCCGGGCAGCCGCGCCGGAGGCGTTCCGGGACGACCGCGTCCTCAATCTGTGGGGCACCGCCTGGCGTCCCGACGGACGTACGCTCCCGGCGACCACCCCGGTCGACGGCACCCCGATCGCCGGCGCCCCGCGGCTCGACGGCGCCACCGCCCAGCAGGCCGTACGAGCGGCCCTCGACCAGCACCGAGCCTGGCGGCACATCCCGCTGCCCGAACGGCGTGCGCGGATCGCCGCAACCCTGGACGCGCTCACCGCACACCGCGATCTGCTCGCCCTGCTGCTCGTCTGGGAGATCGGCAAGCCCTGGAGGCTGGCTCTCGCGGACGTCGACCGGGCGATCGACGGCGTGCGCTGGTACGCCGACGGCATCGAGCCCATGCTCGCCGGCCGGGCACCGCTGGACGGACCGGTGTCCAACATCGCCAGCTGGAACTATCCGATGAGCGTGCTCGTGCACGCCGCCCTCGTGCAGGCCCTGGCCGGCAACGCCGTGATCGCCAAGACACCGACCGACGGCGGTGTGGCCTGCCTCACCCTGGCCATGGCGCTGGCCGCTCGCGAGGGAGTGCCGGTCACGCTGGTCGGCGGCAGCGGTCGTGAGCTGAACCAGGCGCTGGTGCGGGCGCCGGAGATCGGCTGCGTGTCGTTCGTCGGGGGCCGCGACACCGGAGCCGACGTCGCGACGGCGGTCGCCGGCCTCGGCAAACCGCACATCCTGGAACAGGAGGTCCTGAACACCTGGGGCATCTGGGACTTCTCGGGCTGGGAGCGGCTCACGGCCGTGATCCCCAAGCTCTTCGAGTACGGAAAACAGCGCTGCACCGCTTACCCGCGTTTCGTGGTGCAGCGCTCCCTGTTGGACGCGTTCCTGGCGGCCTACCTCCCGGCGGTCCGCTCCGTCCGCGTCGGCCACCCCCTCGCGGTGGCGGACCCGGCCGACCCGCTCCCCGAACTGGACTTCGGCCCGCTGATCAACGCGGCCAAGTCCAAGGAACTCACCGACCAGGTCGCCGAGGCGGTCGACCGGGGTGCCGTACCGCCGTACCGAGGCCGCCCGGACGACACGCGGTTCCTTCCGGGTCAGGACACCTCCGCCTACGTCCACCCGGTCACCCTCCTCAACCCGCCGCCGTCCTCCCCGCTGCACCACGCGGAACCCTTCGGACCCGTCGACACGATCGTCCTGGTCGACACCGAGGCCGAGCTGCTGGCCGCCATGAACGCGTCCAACGGCGCGCTGGTCGCCACCCTCGCCACGGACGACCGGGCCACCTACGACCGGCTCGCCCCGCAGATCCGCGCCTTCAAGACCGGCCACGGCGTCCCCCGCTCCCGGGGCGACCGCGACGAACTGTTCGGCGGCTTCGGCGCCTCCTGGCGCGGTGCCTTCGTGGGCGGCGACCTCCTGGTCCGCGCCGTGACCCGGGGCCCGGCGGAGGAGCGGCTGCCGGGGAACTTCCCGGACCACCAGCTCATGCCGTAA
- a CDS encoding macrolide family glycosyltransferase — MSDLLQAGSPRSAHIAFFALPGHGHVNPALGVAEELTRRGHRVSFATTDRFAAAVAGTGATPLLYESTMDGLPADDSAGDRSDRFGSADLAKVLRDLLRETVAVLGPLDRAFATDRPDLVVYDDPSGWAARLAAARRGITALPYRTTFAASADWSLASDRTEVDPLHPEIMRVFHGVAKLLDRVRVPLGPKELMTGSESGPALVFIPREFQFRGETFGEDFHFVGPCWSERRFDGEWSRRAGGERPLVLVSLGTIHNDDLGFFQKCVDAFAGLRWDVVMAVGDRVDPARLAGVPGHVEVRAHVPQLRVLREADLFVTHAGMGSVMESLSFGVPMVAIPQMSEQRANADRVAELGLGVMLHRTEVTAGSLRQAALGVLCDSSFGGRVQDMRGHIQRAGGAPAAADAIESLLDSR, encoded by the coding sequence GTGAGTGATCTCCTCCAGGCCGGTAGTCCCCGCTCGGCGCACATCGCGTTCTTCGCTCTGCCCGGACACGGCCATGTGAACCCGGCGCTCGGTGTCGCCGAGGAGCTGACGCGGCGCGGGCACCGGGTGAGCTTCGCGACGACCGACCGGTTCGCTGCCGCCGTGGCCGGGACCGGGGCGACGCCGCTGCTTTACGAGTCCACCATGGACGGGCTGCCGGCCGACGACAGCGCCGGGGACCGTTCGGACCGGTTCGGCAGCGCCGATCTCGCGAAGGTGCTGCGCGATCTGCTGCGCGAGACCGTGGCCGTACTCGGGCCGCTGGACCGCGCGTTCGCGACGGACCGGCCCGATCTGGTGGTGTACGACGACCCGTCCGGGTGGGCGGCCCGGCTGGCCGCGGCACGACGGGGCATCACGGCGCTGCCGTACCGGACCACCTTCGCGGCGAGCGCTGACTGGTCGCTGGCCAGTGACCGGACCGAGGTCGATCCGCTGCATCCGGAGATCATGCGCGTCTTCCACGGTGTCGCCAAGCTGCTGGACCGGGTGCGGGTGCCCCTCGGGCCCAAGGAGTTGATGACCGGGAGCGAGTCGGGTCCGGCGCTGGTGTTCATCCCGCGCGAGTTCCAGTTCCGGGGCGAGACCTTCGGGGAGGACTTCCACTTCGTCGGGCCTTGCTGGTCGGAGCGCCGGTTCGACGGGGAGTGGAGTCGGCGGGCGGGTGGTGAACGGCCGTTGGTGTTGGTGTCGTTGGGGACGATTCACAACGATGATCTGGGGTTCTTCCAGAAGTGTGTGGATGCCTTTGCCGGGTTGCGGTGGGATGTGGTGATGGCGGTGGGGGACCGGGTCGATCCCGCGCGGTTGGCGGGGGTGCCTGGGCATGTGGAGGTGCGGGCGCATGTGCCGCAGCTTCGGGTGTTGCGTGAGGCGGATCTGTTCGTGACGCATGCCGGGATGGGCAGTGTGATGGAGTCGCTGTCGTTCGGGGTGCCGATGGTGGCGATTCCGCAGATGAGTGAGCAGCGGGCGAACGCGGACCGGGTGGCGGAGCTGGGGCTCGGGGTGATGCTGCACCGGACCGAGGTGACGGCCGGCAGTCTGCGGCAGGCGGCGCTCGGGGTGCTGTGCGACTCCTCGTTCGGGGGCCGGGTGCAGGACATGCGCGGGCACATCCAGCGGGCCGGCGGAGCCCCCGCAGCGGCCGATGCCATCGAATCCCTGCTGGACTCCCGGTGA
- a CDS encoding cytochrome P450 family protein — protein MTQPTEIDTPAFFADQHAYYSRLRESPGPRLVRNPQGLDYWLITRHADARAVLLDPRFSKDPRLAEEALSSAGYGVFGADSFFLPLVNSDPPDHTRLRRLISGAFTPRRVEELRPRVERLTRELLGAVPDEDGVDLMTALAFPLPVLVISELLGVPHRSRGALLTWATRMLTVSGNGSGPAERTRRLHRWFASLVTAKRPHVRTDLPQEEQPDLLAALVVAHDRGQRLDDEELVGLLVLLLVAGHETTTGMIGNAVDALLRHPDQLALLRDRPELLPSAVDELLRYEASLARTTLRVAREDVRVAGTVIPAASVVSVALSAANRDPEVFPEPDRLDLTRARGPHLSFGHGIHFCLGAPLARLQTETVLAVLLDRCPELAAADPSAPPLWRPVGDMRGLLTLPVRLRPAARTRP, from the coding sequence GTGACCCAGCCGACCGAGATCGACACGCCCGCCTTCTTCGCCGATCAGCACGCCTACTACTCCCGGCTGCGCGAGAGCCCCGGCCCCCGGCTCGTGCGCAACCCGCAGGGCCTCGACTACTGGCTGATCACCCGGCACGCCGACGCCAGGGCCGTGCTGCTCGACCCCCGCTTCTCCAAGGACCCCCGGCTCGCCGAAGAGGCGCTGAGTTCCGCCGGGTACGGCGTCTTTGGCGCCGACAGCTTCTTCCTGCCCCTGGTCAACAGCGACCCTCCGGACCACACCCGGCTACGGCGGCTGATCTCGGGTGCGTTCACCCCGCGCCGGGTGGAGGAGCTGCGGCCACGGGTCGAACGGCTCACCCGGGAACTCCTCGGCGCGGTCCCGGACGAGGACGGCGTCGACCTGATGACGGCGCTGGCCTTCCCGCTGCCGGTCCTGGTGATCAGCGAGCTGCTCGGGGTTCCGCACCGCAGCCGTGGCGCGCTGCTGACCTGGGCCACCCGGATGCTCACCGTCTCCGGCAACGGATCGGGGCCCGCGGAGCGCACCCGCAGACTGCACCGCTGGTTCGCCTCCCTCGTGACCGCGAAGCGCCCCCACGTCCGCACCGATCTGCCCCAGGAGGAGCAGCCCGACCTGCTCGCGGCCCTCGTGGTGGCGCACGATCGGGGACAACGCCTCGACGACGAGGAACTCGTCGGCCTGCTGGTGCTGTTGCTCGTGGCGGGCCATGAGACGACGACGGGGATGATCGGCAACGCGGTCGACGCCCTGCTGCGCCATCCCGACCAGCTCGCGCTGTTGCGCGACCGTCCCGAGCTGCTGCCCTCCGCGGTGGACGAACTCCTGCGCTACGAGGCGTCGTTGGCGCGGACCACGCTGCGGGTGGCACGGGAGGACGTGCGGGTCGCCGGTACCGTCATCCCGGCGGCCAGCGTCGTCAGCGTGGCGCTCTCGGCGGCCAACCGGGACCCGGAGGTCTTCCCCGAGCCCGACCGGCTGGACCTCACCCGGGCCCGCGGCCCCCATCTCTCCTTCGGCCACGGCATTCACTTCTGCCTGGGTGCGCCGCTCGCCCGGCTCCAGACGGAGACCGTCCTCGCCGTACTGCTCGACCGCTGCCCGGAGCTGGCCGCGGCCGATCCGAGCGCGCCCCCGCTGTGGCGCCCCGTCGGGGACATGCGCGGGCTGCTGACGCTGCCGGTGCGGTTGCGCCCCGCCGCCCGAACCCGACCGTAA
- a CDS encoding integrase core domain-containing protein: MLVLRHEAAVLRRQIAGPVRYEPADRFWLAALSSLIPRRRRREVFAVTPDTLLAWHRRFIAAKCDYSADAAAPDARTRAAPKKLILQLTRENARWGHRRIQGELARLGHPIAASTVWEILHAAGIDPAPRRTGPTWREFLTNQAQSIIAVDFFHLDTALGRRRYALAFLERGARRLHIAGVTANPTREWTVQRARNLAADLGTRMESLHFLLRDRDGKYGQPFDAVFEAEEMEILKSAPRAPRMNAHCERVIGSIRREALDHVLILNEAHARHVLTAYERHYNDHRPHRARNQRPPNADQQPITVHEREGRRLLRTRILSGVINEYRYAA, translated from the coding sequence TTGCTTGTCCTCCGCCACGAGGCTGCGGTGCTACGGCGTCAGATCGCCGGCCCGGTCCGCTACGAGCCCGCCGACCGGTTCTGGCTGGCCGCACTCTCCAGCCTGATACCCCGGCGCCGCCGGCGCGAGGTCTTCGCGGTCACTCCCGATACCCTGCTGGCCTGGCACCGCAGGTTCATCGCCGCGAAGTGTGACTACAGCGCCGACGCGGCCGCACCGGACGCCCGCACCAGGGCAGCGCCCAAAAAGCTGATCCTGCAGCTCACTCGAGAGAACGCGAGGTGGGGACACCGGCGGATCCAGGGCGAACTGGCCCGACTCGGGCACCCCATCGCAGCCTCCACGGTATGGGAGATCCTCCACGCAGCGGGCATCGATCCAGCCCCGCGCCGTACCGGGCCAACCTGGCGGGAGTTCCTCACCAACCAGGCCCAGAGCATCATCGCCGTCGACTTCTTCCACCTCGACACTGCCCTCGGACGCAGGCGCTACGCACTGGCGTTCCTCGAACGCGGCGCCCGACGCCTGCACATCGCCGGCGTCACCGCAAACCCGACCCGTGAGTGGACGGTGCAGCGAGCGCGGAACCTTGCCGCCGACCTCGGCACGCGCATGGAGTCCTTGCACTTCCTGCTGCGTGACCGCGACGGCAAGTACGGCCAGCCCTTCGACGCCGTCTTCGAGGCCGAGGAGATGGAGATCCTCAAGAGTGCGCCGCGAGCACCTCGGATGAACGCCCACTGCGAGCGGGTGATCGGCAGCATCCGGCGCGAAGCCCTCGATCACGTCCTTATCCTGAACGAGGCCCACGCCCGGCACGTCTTGACCGCCTACGAGCGGCACTACAACGACCACCGCCCCCACCGGGCCCGCAACCAACGACCTCCAAACGCCGACCAGCAGCCCATCACCGTGCACGAGCGCGAAGGCCGCAGGCTCCTCCGCACCCGCATCCTCAGCGGTGTCATCAATGAGTACCGATACGCGGCCTGA
- a CDS encoding macrolide family glycosyltransferase, producing MSHIAFFNIPGTGHVNPTAGIVAELVARGHRVSYAVTARQGTEVEEAGATLVPYESTMRQTRNAMNDLESVDRFTTGDFVQVLRGLVRETEAVYPRLAEAFAGDRPDVLVHDGLSGWTGRLLAHSWGIPAVRSIPTLAANEHWSLGTDGEYATFEPEHAGLNAVYGEIATMLADLGVGLSAQEFFGSSESGPALVFIPREFQFRGETFGEDFHFVGPCWSERRFDGEWSRRAGGERPLVLVSLGTIHNDDLGFFQKCVDAFAGLRWDVVMAVGDRVDPARLAGVPGHVEVRAHVPQLRVLREADLFVTHAGMGSVMESLSFGVPMVAIPQMSEQRANADRVAELGLGVMLHRTEVTAGSLRQAALGVLCDSSFGGRVQDMRGHIQRAGGAPAAADVIESLLVRAEVAR from the coding sequence ATGTCCCATATCGCCTTCTTCAACATTCCTGGAACCGGTCACGTCAATCCGACGGCGGGGATCGTCGCGGAACTTGTGGCGCGCGGCCATCGCGTCAGCTACGCGGTCACCGCACGCCAGGGCACGGAGGTCGAGGAGGCTGGCGCCACGCTGGTGCCGTACGAGTCGACCATGCGGCAGACCCGGAACGCGATGAACGACCTGGAGAGCGTCGACCGGTTCACCACGGGCGACTTCGTACAGGTGCTGCGGGGCCTGGTGCGGGAGACCGAGGCGGTGTACCCGAGGCTCGCCGAGGCGTTCGCCGGTGACCGTCCGGACGTGCTGGTCCACGATGGACTGTCCGGGTGGACGGGCCGCCTCCTCGCGCACAGTTGGGGGATACCGGCCGTGCGGAGCATTCCCACGCTGGCCGCGAACGAGCACTGGTCGCTCGGTACGGACGGGGAGTACGCGACCTTCGAGCCGGAGCACGCCGGACTGAACGCCGTCTACGGGGAGATCGCCACCATGCTGGCGGACCTCGGAGTGGGCCTGAGCGCCCAGGAGTTCTTCGGCAGCAGCGAGTCGGGTCCGGCGCTGGTGTTCATCCCGCGCGAGTTCCAGTTCCGGGGCGAGACCTTCGGGGAGGACTTCCACTTCGTCGGGCCTTGCTGGTCGGAGCGCCGGTTCGACGGGGAGTGGAGTCGGCGGGCGGGTGGTGAACGGCCGTTGGTGTTGGTGTCGTTGGGGACGATTCACAACGATGATCTGGGGTTCTTCCAGAAGTGTGTGGATGCCTTTGCCGGGTTGCGGTGGGATGTGGTGATGGCGGTGGGGGACCGGGTCGATCCCGCGCGGTTGGCGGGGGTGCCTGGGCATGTGGAGGTGCGGGCGCATGTGCCGCAGCTTCGGGTGTTGCGTGAGGCGGATCTGTTCGTGACGCATGCCGGGATGGGCAGTGTGATGGAGTCGCTGTCGTTCGGGGTGCCGATGGTGGCGATTCCGCAGATGAGTGAGCAGCGGGCGAACGCGGACCGGGTGGCGGAGCTGGGGCTCGGGGTGATGCTGCACCGGACCGAGGTGACGGCCGGCAGTCTGCGGCAGGCGGCGCTCGGGGTGCTGTGCGACTCCTCGTTCGGGGGCCGGGTGCAGGACATGCGCGGGCACATCCAGCGGGCCGGCGGAGCCCCCGCAGCGGCCGACGTCATCGAATCCCTGCTGGTGCGGGCAGAGGTGGCACGGTGA